GAATGGTCACGAGCCAGGCGCGCAGATTGGTGTTTCTCTGAAAGGAGTCGGCGTGCGACCAGGCTTTGACCAAAGTGTCCTGGACCAGGTCGTCGGCGAGGCTATGAGATCCGCAAAGCGAAATGGCGAAGGCGCGCAGATAGGGCATCTGCGCCACCATCTGATCTCCGAAGGCCTCGTCGCTCATTTCTTTTCGCGCTGTTTGGCTTCCAGCTTGGCCAGCAGCACAGTGAATTTGTCTGGAATAGGTTGGTGGATCAGATCGTCGCAATAGGCGCGAAACACCCGCCCGAGCTGAGCTTGCACCTTTGGGTCCAGCGCAACGCCGTCAGCTTGTGCCCCGTCAGCATCCTGGAAGCCGTCAGCATCAGCCTCCTCACGACCACCAGTCTTATTGTTCAAGTTTGGTTCCGCGTCGCGGGAGGGGCCATCGTTGTCGTGAGGATTTTCGCGTTGGCTCATTCTCGACCCCGAGTTCGCCCCGAGACTGCCGCCTCTACCCGGGGCGGCCGAGGGACGACCTCCCTTGATGGAACGCGTAAGAACACTAATTGTTCCGCCATTGCAAGCAAGGAACACTATGACATATCAGCGGGCGCTTGAATTGACTTGGGCGCTGGGCGGCATAGGATGAAACTATGAACCTCTCCAGAGAAATTGCGGTCCACCTGCCTTACCTCCGCCGGTTTGCGAGGGCGCTTTGCGGCTCGCAAAAGAGCGGCGACGCTTACGTTGTCGCCACGCTCGAGGCGCTGGTGGTGGATCCGGATGCCTTTCCGCTGAATATGTCGCCCAAAGTCGGGCTTTACCACCTTTTCATGACCTCGTGGTCGTCGATCCGGCTGAACACCGAAGCAGCGCCCGATGACGAGATATCCGCAGCACAGCGGAATATCAGCTTGCTGACGCCGCGGTCGCGACAGGCCTTTTTGCTGCGCACGGTCGAAGGGTTTTCGGTCGCTGACGCCGCCGCCATCCTGGGCGCGACCGAAGAAGAGGTCGAAGCGCTCGTAACGGAGGCCGGCCGGGAAATCGCTGAACGCGTCGCGACGGACGTGCTCATCATCGAGGATGAATCGCTCATTGCGCAGGATATCGAGTTCATCGCGCGCGATCTGGGCCATCGCATCATCGGCGTCGCCCGCACCCATCAGGAGGCGGTGGAGCTCGCGGCGCGCAAGCGGCCGGGGCTGATTCTCGCGGACATTCAGCTCGCCGACGGCAGCTCTGGCCTGAACGCCGTCAATGAAATGCTCGAAAGCTTCGACGCGCCCGTGATTTTCATAACTGCATTTCCCGAACGCCTGCTGACCGGCGAGCGGCCCGAGCCGGCGTTTCTCATCAGCAAGCCCTACAAGGTCGACACGGTCAAGGCGACGATCAGCCAGGCGCTGTTCTTCGAGCGCAAGGCGTCTCGCGCGGCCTAGCGGTTTGCGGCGGAATATCCCCATCAACGCCGCTCAAGTTTCACGAAAAGGCCGCTTCTAAGCTGTAGTCTGGCTGTTTCGCCGCGCCATATAAGATATGCGCATTAGGGCTCCGCTGAGCCGCTCGAGAAGAGCCTTCGTCGCGTTCGGCGCGCTCGAGCCGAGGGGGCTCTTGG
Above is a genomic segment from Methylocystis rosea containing:
- a CDS encoding NepR family anti-sigma factor, which gives rise to MSQRENPHDNDGPSRDAEPNLNNKTGGREEADADGFQDADGAQADGVALDPKVQAQLGRVFRAYCDDLIHQPIPDKFTVLLAKLEAKQREKK
- a CDS encoding response regulator, translated to MNLSREIAVHLPYLRRFARALCGSQKSGDAYVVATLEALVVDPDAFPLNMSPKVGLYHLFMTSWSSIRLNTEAAPDDEISAAQRNISLLTPRSRQAFLLRTVEGFSVADAAAILGATEEEVEALVTEAGREIAERVATDVLIIEDESLIAQDIEFIARDLGHRIIGVARTHQEAVELAARKRPGLILADIQLADGSSGLNAVNEMLESFDAPVIFITAFPERLLTGERPEPAFLISKPYKVDTVKATISQALFFERKASRAA